The genomic stretch TGACGTCATGGTAACGGACCACCTTCCGTGTCCCTTCCAGGAACTTGAGCATGTAGGGCAAGAGCTTGATGTAGCCCTGCTTGAGCGCCCCCTCCTGAGAAGAGGAAGTCGCGCCGCCGGGCATTCCATGGCGGACCACATCGTGGTCGATACCCTGGAAGTACGGCGCGGTGTAGCGGTCGTAGTACGGCATGATCTGCTTAAGGCGGAAATTGGTGGCCCGGATCATGTCCTTGTCGAGGTGGGTCTTCAGGCCCATCTCATCCTCGATGTACGCAGCCGTGGACAGGACTTCGCCCTGGCCGTACCAGCGGACGCTCGCGCCGATGGCGACATCCACGATATGCGCTCCGGCCTTGGCGGCCGCGCCCATGGTCGGGACGAACAGGCCGTCGGTGTAATGCCGGTGGCTGTGGATGACCAGTTCGGGGTATTTCTTGGTGATAGAGGTAATGAGCTCGCGCATGAACCGGGGCGGGCAGACGCCGCCCATGTCCTTCAGACCGAGAATAATCATCTTCTCCGCCTGCTTCCGGGTGACGCCGGCGGCCTCGGAGCACATACGAATGATCTCGTCGGTCACGGTCATGTAGCGTTCCACGTCGAAACCCTTGGCCCAGGACAGGGAGATGGCGGGCTCGAAGATGTTGCGCTTCGAGGCCATGGCGACTTCGGCGAAGGGCCGCATGTTGTCGACATGGTTAAGGAAGTCGAAGCAGCGGATGATCTCGTAATGCTCGTTGATCATCTCGCCGGTCAGACGCATGACATTCTTGGGCTGCGGCTTGTAGCCCAGGATGTTGGTGGACCGAATGAGAATTTGTTTAAGGGTATTGGGCGCGAACTTGTTCCACTCGGCCGCTTCCGTGAACGGATAGGTCATGTTGGCGAGCATGGCCACATGGAAATGCGCGCCGCCGCCGTTCTCCAGGGAGAAGAAGCCGCACTGGTCGAGAGACGGTCCGATGATGCGATCCTCGGCCAGACGGAACCTGTTGCCGCTGTTGGACTGGGTAATGTCGCGGGTCGTGGTGTCCGTCATGTGGATGATCCCGGCCTCGCGATCGGTACGCAGGGTATCCAGAATGGCGTCGCGATCCATCTTGCGCGAAAAACGCGGCTCGAACCAGGAGGATACTTCAGGCGGTTCGGCCAGATGGAAGCGCCCCACCCGCCTGTCGTCGCGACCACGGTACTCGCCGAGCTGGACATACTTGTTGTGGCCCAGGGCGGAGATTTCGGCCACCAGCTTCGTCAAACGCAGGGAATCCGGCTCACGGTCGGAGTAATCCATCAGTTCGGCATAATTCTGGCGGACGAAATTGGTATCGTAATCGGCTTCAATGAACTTCTTGTGATCGACGATCTTGCGGTGGAAAGGAATGGTCGTCTTGACGCCGCCGATCATGTACTCGCGCAAGGCGCGGTTCATGAGGGCCACGACCTTCTTCCAGGTGTTGCCGTAGGCGATGAGCAGGGAGGCCGCCGAATCGTAGTTGGACGGGAAGCGATAGCCGTCGCCCACGCAGGAGTCGATGCGGATGCCCTGGCCGCCGGGGGACACGTAGCGGGTAATGCGCCCGGAGTTCGGCTCAAAATGTTTCTGCGGGTCCTCACAGTTGATGCGGCACTGCATGGCCCATTGGAACGGCTTGGTATTTTCCTCGCTCAGACGCAACTTGGCGCCGAAGGCGATGGCGATCTGCTCCTCGACCAGGTCGATGCCGTAGCGGCATTCGGTGATGCCGTGCTCCACCTGAAGCCGGGTGTTGACCTCAATGAGGTACGGCACGCCTTCGCTGTCCACCAGGAACTCGACGGTGGCCAAGGAGTAGTACCCCACAGCCGAGACGAGCCTGCGTGCGTACTCCTTGAGTTGCGCCCGCAACTCGGGAGTGAACGTGGGCCAGGGAGACGGAGTGATCTCGATAAGCTTCTGGTGATTGCGCTGCACAGTACAGTCGCGCTCGTCCATGCAGAAGACGTTGCCGTATTGGTCGGCGATGACTTGAATTTCGATGTGGCGCACCGAGGTCAGCAGCTTTTCAACGTAAAGACGCGGGTTGCCGAAGGAGGCCTGGGCCAGGGCCGAAGCCTTGGAAAAGGCGTTTTCGAGATCCTCTTCCTGATAAACCTCATAGATTCCACGGCCTCCGCCGCCGCCCTCAGCCTTGAGCATCACAGGGAAGCCGATCTCCTGGGCGATCTGCCGCGCTTCGGGGATGGAAACGGCGCCTTCGGAGCCGGGCACGACGGGCACGCCCTGCTCGATGGCCAGTTTGCGCACGGCCACCTTGTTGCCGAGGATGCGCATCGGCTCCTGTTCCGGACCGATGAATATGATTCCTTCCTTTGCGCAACGGGCCGGGAAGGAATCATCCTCGGAACAAAAACCCCAACCGGGGTGAATGGCGACCACGTTGTTCGCCTTGGCCTCACGAATAATCCTGTCCTGGTCAAGATACGCACGGGGATCGGAGCCGAGCATCAGGAGTTCGTTGGCCCCGGAAGATGCCGGAGAGGTTTTATCAACGTCGGTGGCGGTCATTATCGCCTTGGCGTTGAACATTTCGGTTATGGAACGGCAGATGCGCCTGGCCGGGATGCCCCGGTTGGCCACCAGTATCCGCTTCCCCTTGACCTCTTCGAGTACCTGTTCAAAGGACTTCGGCTGCATGAATCTCACTGGTCTCCTAGACAGAAATGACTGATATAAAACCCTGTTGGCCCGTCCCGCCCCATGCGGGACTAGAGAGGAAAAATCGATCCCGAATACAGCACCGTTTCTTCCCCGTTACGACGCAAAACAAGTCCACCATTCAAGGAAAGGCCTGCCAAAACAGCCTCATAGGAGCTCTCGTCTCCTTCCCTGACCAAGATAGTTCGTCCGAACCAGGCGAGTTTGCTCTCGAACATGGAGATGAATCGAGGGGGTGGAATCTCGTCGAGTATTGCTGCATACACGCTTTTCCCATGGTTTACAAGTTGACTGAGGAGGGATATCGGACCGCCGGTAAAGAACGGCAACCGTACTTTTGCGGCCGGAACGGAACGATCTTCGCGCATTTTTGCGTCGCCCGGACTATCGGCGAGATTCAGGCCCACACCGACGATGGACACGCCGTTTCGCTCCTCGATCAACATGCCGCCAACCTTCCGCCCTCCCTGGAGAATGTCGTTTGGCCACTTGACCAGGACATCCGCTCCAAGACCCGCCAGAACCTCGCTGACCACATGACCGACAACAAGAGGAAGGAGGTCGGACATGGCCTTCGCCCACATTCCCTTCGAAGGTGACGGCGGCAGCACGATGGAGGCGTGCATATTGCCCGGGAGCGACGCCCACGGACGCCGCAACTGACCGCGCCCCATGGTCTGGCGCGCGCAGACGACCGCGCCCCAGGAGCCGAGCATTCCGTCAGCCGCCATTCGGGCCGCCAGCTCCATGGTGCTGGAGCAGGACCCGGCTACGACCAGAGTCTCTTCCGCCCCTCCGCATCCTTTCAGCCACCCGGCCGGAGCGCCGTCCGATCCGGGGCCCACCGACGTCCAGGGCGCAAAGGCCCGCAGGTCGGCCTGCCAGAGCGGATGCGAAGACGCAGTGACGCCGTCCTCCGGCTTCATGAGAAAAATTCCTTGTGGAAGCATGAGTTACCTTGTGCTAGACATGGGCAATGAAATTATACTTGGCTGGCGGCGCGGTCCGCGACCTCCTGCTCGGCAGGCCTTTGCACGACAGGGATTATCTGGTTATGGATTCCTCCCGCGAGGAATTCCGCCGGGCCTTTCCCGAAGCCCGAGAAGTGGGCCGGACCTTCCCGATTTTCCTGATAAACGGCATCGAGTTTTCCTTCCCGAGGGCGAATTCCCTAAAAGAAGAATTAAAAGCCCGAGACTTGACTGTCAATGCGCAACTGCTCTCCGAGGAAGGGGAACTCATCTTCCATCCACAGGGGTTCGACGACCTCAAGCGGCGCATTCTCCGCCCGGCCTCCGATCACTCCATGAAGGAAGACCCCCTGCGCGTCTTCCGCGCAGCACGGTTCGCCGCCCAACTGCCGGAATTCACCCCGCATCCCGATCTCATAGGGGCCATGCGCGAAGCGAACCGCGAAGGGCTGCTCCGCGGCATCCCGGCGGACCGTATCGCTCCCGAACTGCATAAGGTGCTCGAAAGCCCCAGGCCGGGCAATTTCCTGCGCCTTCTGGCCGAGGCGGACTGTCTGCTGCCGTGGTTCCCGGAATTTGAGACGGCGCGTTCCATCCCGGCGGGCCCTGCCCCCTATCACGACTGCGATGTGCTGACCCACATCTGCCGCGTCATGGACGACCTGGCAGGCGACCCCATCGCCGTCTGGATGGGACTGTGCCACGACCTGGGCAAGACCCTGACGCCCCCGGAACGGCTGCCCCGCCACTACGGACACGACCTCGCGGGCGTCCCCCTGGCCGAAGCAACCGCCCTGCGGCTGCGAATGTCCAACGAATACAAAACGGCGGGCGTCAAGGCGGCCCGATGGCACATGATCGCGGCCCGATACGGGCAACTGCGACCGGCGACCCGAGTGGACCTCCTCATGGATCTGCATCTTTCCTGCGGGCTCTCCCCCGTCTTCAAACTGGTTCTGGCTGACCACGGTGAAGATTACGGAAGCCGCGCAGCCAGGGAGCTGGCAACCATCCTGACCGTCCGGCTCTCCCCCGAAGACATGAATCACGGGGCCGCATCAGGCGAGAAGCTGCGTATGCTCCGCGCCCAGGCTCTGCGGAACGCCTGATTCGCGCCGCGATCCTTTTGACAAATATTTCCGGTCCGACTAATAATGCGACATTCTTGGCAGGAAATATGAATTGGCCGCCAACTTCCCGTGACGCTTGGAGAACCCGGCATGAGACTTGTCACTCGATCCGACTTTGACGGCTTGGCCTGCGCCGCCCTCCTCAAGCAGCTCAACATCATTGACGATTATCTTTTCGCCCACCCCAAGGACCTGCAAGACGGCCGTGTTGAAGTGACCGGCAACGACGTCCTCGCCAATGTGCCCTACGTCGAGGGATGCGGATTATGGTTCGATCACCACACCAGCGAAATGGACCGACTGGGCCAATTCGAATTTGAAGGTGTGAGCAAACCGCTTCCGAGCTGCGCCCGAGTGATTTACGAATACTACGGGCCGGACAAATTCCCCGCCTCCTATGCCGAATTCGTCAAGGCCGTCGACAAGATGGACTCGGCCGACCTGACCATCGACGAAATTACCGCACCTTCCGGCTGGGTCCTGCTGGGCTTCATCATGGACCCGAGAACCGGGCTGGGACGGTACCGAAACTACCACATCAGCAATTACCAACTCATGCTCGACATGATTGAGCATTGCCGCACCCGGTCGGCGGAAGAGATTCTGGAAATCGACGACGTCAGGGAGCGTGTGGACAGGTATTTCGAAGATCGCGACGACTACATCGCCATGCTCAAGAGCAATGCGCGGGCGCACGGCGACGCGGTGCTCATGGACCTGCGCGGCCAAGAGCAACTCTATTGCGGAAACAGATTCATGATCTACACCCTGTTCCCTGAGTGCAACATCAGCGTCCGCGTCATCTGGGGATTCAAGAAACAGAACGTGGTCATCACCGTGGGGCATTCCATCCTCAACAGGACGAGCGCGGTGGACGTAGGCGACCTGATGCTATCCCTTGGCGGCGGCGGTCACAGGGCCGTAGGGACCTGCCAGGTCCCGGAACACAAGGTCGACGAAACGCTGAAAACCATCCTTGCCCGGATCAACGGATAGCCTGGTCGAACTCATCGCCCGACGAACACGTCGATCGCCCCGCGGACCTCATCCTTCCGTTCCGCATAGAAGCGCGAACAAAACCGCTTGACCGCTGGCCGGACCTCCTTGGGGGAAGGCAACTCCTCAACCTCGGGGAACTGATACCCGGCGAAATCGATCGGCACGAAACACATGTCCGGGTCCTTTTCACAGCCGTCACCATAGACCACATCGCCAAGCATCTCCTCCCGTTCCATCTGCACGGGGTCAAGCCGCTTCACTTCGCGCAACACCGAAGACACGGACCGCTCGTTATTGGCCTTGTGGATTTTTTCATTGATGATCTCGGCGATCTCCCTGAGGCGCCGATAATGCATGGTCAGCCTCTTACGGCCCGGCTGGTCGGGATCATTGTAGTGCCGGCCATGGAGATACTCCCGGATTGCGTCGTACAATCCCTGGTAGGCAAAGGTCACGCAATCATGGAACCGGCCCCCGCCGGTCAGGGAAAACGGCAGGGATTCGCGAACCAGGATCGGAGCTCCCTCGGCCTGCGGAATACGCGATGGGTCAATCCCGAGTTCGACGCAGAAGGCGTCGACTCCGGCATCGTCCAAAAGCAGCAGACGCAGGGTCGCGGCCGCCTGAAACATATGCTCGATCACGGGCAGAAGCTCCTTGACCATGCCGGAGTACGCCTCCAGGGCAACGTCCAGTTCCTTTCTTCCGCCAAAAAAGCTTTCGGCCATGTCCGACACCACATCCGTATGCAACTGATCGGCAAAATCACTGAGATCCGACATGCTCCCTCCGATTACGGGCGTTTTTTCACCCACAATATGCATTTTCTCCTCAATTCATGTCATGGTCAATATATTTGCATTGATTCAACCGCTTAAACCAACTAAGGTTTCAGCGACCCATAAGCCAAGACCAGGAGCCTGTCATGTTACTCAACGAGCACAAAAGCAAACTCCTCTTCGAAAAGGCCCTCATTCCCGTGCCCCAAGGCACTGCCGTCTTTCCCGGGGAGGAAGACGGTTTCTCAACCGACTTCCCCCTGCCATGGTTCCTCAAGGCCCAGGTCCTGTCCGGCGGACGCGGCAAGGCCGGCGGCATCCTGCGCATCGACGACCCCGCGCAATTCCCGGACAAAGCCCGCAAATTGTTCAATCGCTCCATCAAAGGCGAAGCCATCCCCTTCATCCGCGTGGAGCCGGGAGAAAACATCGAACGGGAATTCTACCTCTCCCTGACCGTCTCCCGCGAGCACCGCTGCATTCTGCTTACCACGGGCCGCCAGGGGGGCATCGAGATCGAGAAGTTGGGCTCGGACAACCTTTTGGTGCAAAAAGTCACCCTGCCGGGCGGCATTGTACCGCACCAGATCAGGGCCGCTTTTTTTCACCTCGGCCTGGAAAAGGAGCAATTCCAGCCCTTCCACGAGCTGTTGACCAAGTTGTTCGGCTGTATGCTCGACAACGGATTGCTCATGGCCGAGATCAATCCCCTGATCCTCACTCCGGACAACCGTCTGTTGGCCCTGGACGGCAAGGTGGAGATGGACGACAACTTCGCCGACCTCAATCCCGACTCCGAAGCGTTTTACCAACGCGAGCACGCCACGCTTGAGGAAAACATGGCCCGCGATGCCGGTCTTTCCTTCGTCAGGCTCCCCGGCTGGGTAGGACTGATGGTCAACGGCGCGGGGTTGGCGATGGCCACCATGGACCTGCTCAACTTCTCGGGCCTGCCTGCCAGCAACTTTCTCGATCTGGGCGGGGCAGCGGACCAGAAACGCATGGAGACGGCTCTGGAACTGCTCTTCGGCGACGCCCAGGTTAAAACCATTTTCATCAACCTCTTTGGCGGGATACTCTCCTGCGAAAAAGTCGCCATGGCCATGACGGGGGCGCTTGGAGGCAAATCCCCGCAAAAGCCCATCGTGGCCCGCATGTCCGGCAAGGACGCCTCGGCCGGGTTACGGATTCTCCGGGAACTCGATGTGGACAACCTTCATATAACCGAAGACATGCAGTCGGCCATCGGAATTCTCGACACCCTCCGCCCCGCCGGTTCCGCGGCCGTTGATTTCCCGGCCCCGCTGGACATCCCCCTCGGGCCCGGCCCCGACCCCGCTGGCTACTCGAGCGCCGCCGCCTTCACCATAAACCAAAGCACTCCCGTCCTTGTCCAAGGCATCACCGGACGCGAGGGAAGGCTGCACACGCAACTCATGCTGGAGTACGGGGCCAACGTGGTGGCAGGGGTAACCCCCTTCAAGGGCGGAGAAGAAGTACTCGGCGTCCCGGTCTACAACTCCATAGCCGAGGCCGTCCGAGTCCACGAGATCGGCGCTTCCATCATCTTCGTTCCCCCGCGCATGGCCGCCGACGCCGTGGCCGAGGCCGTGGCGAACGAAATCCCCTGGACCGTATGCATCACCGAAGGCATCACCCAGCACGACATGCTGGCGGCCTTTGTGCGGGCCAAAGGCTCGTCCACCAGGATCGTCGGCCCGAACACGCCGGGCATCATAGTGCCAGGACAGACAAAAATCGGCATC from Desulfovibrio sp. Fe33 encodes the following:
- a CDS encoding pyruvate carboxylase; the encoded protein is MQPKSFEQVLEEVKGKRILVANRGIPARRICRSITEMFNAKAIMTATDVDKTSPASSGANELLMLGSDPRAYLDQDRIIREAKANNVVAIHPGWGFCSEDDSFPARCAKEGIIFIGPEQEPMRILGNKVAVRKLAIEQGVPVVPGSEGAVSIPEARQIAQEIGFPVMLKAEGGGGGRGIYEVYQEEDLENAFSKASALAQASFGNPRLYVEKLLTSVRHIEIQVIADQYGNVFCMDERDCTVQRNHQKLIEITPSPWPTFTPELRAQLKEYARRLVSAVGYYSLATVEFLVDSEGVPYLIEVNTRLQVEHGITECRYGIDLVEEQIAIAFGAKLRLSEENTKPFQWAMQCRINCEDPQKHFEPNSGRITRYVSPGGQGIRIDSCVGDGYRFPSNYDSAASLLIAYGNTWKKVVALMNRALREYMIGGVKTTIPFHRKIVDHKKFIEADYDTNFVRQNYAELMDYSDREPDSLRLTKLVAEISALGHNKYVQLGEYRGRDDRRVGRFHLAEPPEVSSWFEPRFSRKMDRDAILDTLRTDREAGIIHMTDTTTRDITQSNSGNRFRLAEDRIIGPSLDQCGFFSLENGGGAHFHVAMLANMTYPFTEAAEWNKFAPNTLKQILIRSTNILGYKPQPKNVMRLTGEMINEHYEIIRCFDFLNHVDNMRPFAEVAMASKRNIFEPAISLSWAKGFDVERYMTVTDEIIRMCSEAAGVTRKQAEKMIILGLKDMGGVCPPRFMRELITSITKKYPELVIHSHRHYTDGLFVPTMGAAAKAGAHIVDVAIGASVRWYGQGEVLSTAAYIEDEMGLKTHLDKDMIRATNFRLKQIMPYYDRYTAPYFQGIDHDVVRHGMPGGATSSSQEGALKQGYIKLLPYMLKFLEGTRKVVRYHDVTPGSQITWNTAFLAVTGAFKRGGEREVRRLLNILDIVTLCGESELTDLEREARLDLYRDSNDAFRNLLLGKFGKLPLGFPADWVYQSAFGSGWETAVKERTEASPLTTLQDVDLAAEKKALRSRLHRQPTEEEFIMYLNHPGDAIKTIDFCEKFGNVNNLPVDIWFEGLEKGEVLEFQGNCKKPHIMRILDISEPDENGMTVVRYVLDSEIMSHQVKVAEAEVGAKDAIEMADPSNVLQVGSPSNGDLWVTHVRPGDRVKAGEELLNISIMKQEKAVLAPVAGMVRRVIKSANYTEDKKMVPVVEGELLVELGPEAGTCPTCKVDVPMEDYNFCPNCGQKL
- a CDS encoding biotin--[acetyl-CoA-carboxylase] ligase, with translation MKPEDGVTASSHPLWQADLRAFAPWTSVGPGSDGAPAGWLKGCGGAEETLVVAGSCSSTMELAARMAADGMLGSWGAVVCARQTMGRGQLRRPWASLPGNMHASIVLPPSPSKGMWAKAMSDLLPLVVGHVVSEVLAGLGADVLVKWPNDILQGGRKVGGMLIEERNGVSIVGVGLNLADSPGDAKMREDRSVPAAKVRLPFFTGGPISLLSQLVNHGKSVYAAILDEIPPPRFISMFESKLAWFGRTILVREGDESSYEAVLAGLSLNGGLVLRRNGEETVLYSGSIFPL
- a CDS encoding tRNA nucleotidyltransferase is translated as MKLYLAGGAVRDLLLGRPLHDRDYLVMDSSREEFRRAFPEAREVGRTFPIFLINGIEFSFPRANSLKEELKARDLTVNAQLLSEEGELIFHPQGFDDLKRRILRPASDHSMKEDPLRVFRAARFAAQLPEFTPHPDLIGAMREANREGLLRGIPADRIAPELHKVLESPRPGNFLRLLAEADCLLPWFPEFETARSIPAGPAPYHDCDVLTHICRVMDDLAGDPIAVWMGLCHDLGKTLTPPERLPRHYGHDLAGVPLAEATALRLRMSNEYKTAGVKAARWHMIAARYGQLRPATRVDLLMDLHLSCGLSPVFKLVLADHGEDYGSRAARELATILTVRLSPEDMNHGAASGEKLRMLRAQALRNA
- a CDS encoding exopolyphosphatase; this translates as MRLVTRSDFDGLACAALLKQLNIIDDYLFAHPKDLQDGRVEVTGNDVLANVPYVEGCGLWFDHHTSEMDRLGQFEFEGVSKPLPSCARVIYEYYGPDKFPASYAEFVKAVDKMDSADLTIDEITAPSGWVLLGFIMDPRTGLGRYRNYHISNYQLMLDMIEHCRTRSAEEILEIDDVRERVDRYFEDRDDYIAMLKSNARAHGDAVLMDLRGQEQLYCGNRFMIYTLFPECNISVRVIWGFKKQNVVITVGHSILNRTSAVDVGDLMLSLGGGGHRAVGTCQVPEHKVDETLKTILARING
- the sucD gene encoding succinate--CoA ligase subunit alpha, yielding MLLNEHKSKLLFEKALIPVPQGTAVFPGEEDGFSTDFPLPWFLKAQVLSGGRGKAGGILRIDDPAQFPDKARKLFNRSIKGEAIPFIRVEPGENIEREFYLSLTVSREHRCILLTTGRQGGIEIEKLGSDNLLVQKVTLPGGIVPHQIRAAFFHLGLEKEQFQPFHELLTKLFGCMLDNGLLMAEINPLILTPDNRLLALDGKVEMDDNFADLNPDSEAFYQREHATLEENMARDAGLSFVRLPGWVGLMVNGAGLAMATMDLLNFSGLPASNFLDLGGAADQKRMETALELLFGDAQVKTIFINLFGGILSCEKVAMAMTGALGGKSPQKPIVARMSGKDASAGLRILRELDVDNLHITEDMQSAIGILDTLRPAGSAAVDFPAPLDIPLGPGPDPAGYSSAAAFTINQSTPVLVQGITGREGRLHTQLMLEYGANVVAGVTPFKGGEEVLGVPVYNSIAEAVRVHEIGASIIFVPPRMAADAVAEAVANEIPWTVCITEGITQHDMLAAFVRAKGSSTRIVGPNTPGIIVPGQTKIGIMPTRPFSPGPVAILSRSGTLTYEVADRLTRAGIGQSLCVGIGGDPFIGTNFVDMFEMIRNHEETKVVIVLGEIGGQAEENLAEYVVRTGFDKPVISFIAGQTAPAGKRLGHAGAILDSGGGIMDKLETMGRAGFAVCPSLEAVAETTAKALK